The nucleotide sequence CCCATCATGTTTTCTTTATAATCAATGACTACCCCTTCAAGGATACCTGCACTTTCGTTATCAACAACCACATTCAGGCCTGACTTTTCAAATGTCTTATCTTCGTCTGACACTTCTTTATCAAAGCCCATGCCATACGAAAGCCCACTACAGCCGCCACCTTTTACACCTACACGTAGTAGCAAACTGTCGTCTCCTTCTTCCTTCATCATATCTTTAATACGATCAACCGCCGCATCTGTAATTGTAATCATCTTTACACCTTCCTTTTTATGATCGTATTC is from Desertibacillus haloalkaliphilus and encodes:
- the erpA gene encoding iron-sulfur cluster insertion protein ErpA, producing MITITDAAVDRIKDMMKEEGDDSLLLRVGVKGGGCSGLSYGMGFDKEVSDEDKTFEKSGLNVVVDNESAGILEGVVIDYKENMMGGGFTIENPNAVATCGCGSSFRTAENAGTPEDC